Proteins found in one Thermaerobacter subterraneus DSM 13965 genomic segment:
- a CDS encoding IS256 family transposase, whose product MNAPRLVIGDGHLGIWGALRNVWPEAEEQRCWNHKVLNVLEQLPRRQQAVAKPMLRAIAYAPTRAEAERKRKAFEAWCHRHGYGKAAETMGRDWERMVTFYRYPKEHWRHLRTTNVVESPFAALRLRTDAAKRFKKVERATAVIWKMLMVAQTRFRRLSAPELLAKVYAGARYEDGIEVAERGVAA is encoded by the coding sequence GTGAACGCGCCGCGGCTGGTGATCGGGGATGGGCACCTAGGGATCTGGGGCGCGCTGCGCAACGTCTGGCCGGAAGCGGAGGAGCAGCGCTGCTGGAACCACAAGGTGCTCAACGTGCTGGAGCAGCTGCCGCGCCGGCAGCAGGCCGTGGCCAAGCCCATGCTCCGGGCCATCGCCTACGCCCCGACCCGGGCGGAGGCGGAACGGAAGCGCAAGGCGTTCGAAGCCTGGTGTCACCGGCACGGCTACGGGAAGGCGGCGGAGACGATGGGGCGGGACTGGGAGCGCATGGTGACGTTTTACCGGTACCCCAAGGAGCACTGGCGCCACCTGCGGACCACAAACGTGGTGGAATCCCCCTTCGCCGCGCTGCGGCTGCGTACGGACGCGGCCAAGCGGTTCAAGAAGGTGGAGCGGGCCACGGCGGTGATCTGGAAGATGCTGATGGTGGCCCAGACCCGCTTCCGGCGGCTAAGCGCCCCGGAGTTGCTGGCCAAGGTCTACGCCGGGGCGCGGTACGAAGACGGCATCGAGGTCGCGGAGAGGGGGGTCGCCGCCTGA